In the genome of Misgurnus anguillicaudatus chromosome 11, ASM2758022v2, whole genome shotgun sequence, one region contains:
- the cfl1l gene encoding non-muscle cofilin 1-like, with the protein MLRRGRVITSKRVIALSCIAAFLPEQQRTSAFLQAGLVMASGVLINDEVVIHYNQIKVRRQGEEERERLKLLMMRVSEDLKEIIVDHENCLRKKDFENVKDVLQLITSKLPPKECRYCLYDCTYESKGSLKEDLVFIMWSPDDSSLKKKMVYAASKADLRKKLPGVKFEWQVNDNADKQASCLVEKLGGRAAVTTLEGLPV; encoded by the exons ATGTTGAGGAGAGGGCGTGTCATTACGTCAAAACGAGTCATTGCGCTTTCTTGTATTGCTGCTTTCCTGCCAGAGCAACAACGTACTTCTGCCTTTTTACAAGCAGGTTTAG TCATGGCATCAGGTGTACTTATCAACGATGAGGTGGTAATCCACTACAATCAAATCAAAGTGCGCCGCCAGGGCGAAGAGGAAAGAGAAAGACTGAAACTTTTGATGATGCGTGTAAGTGAAGACCTCAAGGAGATAATCGTAGACCACGAAAACTGCCTGAGAAAGAAAGATTTTGAGAACGTGAAAGATGTTTTACAATTAATCACCAGTAAGCTTCCTCCCAAAGAGTGCCGCTACTGCCTGTATGACTGCACCTATGAGAGCAAAGGGAGTTTGAAGGAAGACCTGGTCTTCATCATGTG GTCTCCTGATGATTcaagtttaaaaaagaaaatggtcTATGCAGCCTCAAAGGCAGATCTCAGGAAGAAATTACCAG GTGTAAAATTTGAGTGGCAAGTGAATGACAATGCAGATAAACAAGCATCTTGTCTCGTGGAGAAACTCGGCGGCCGGGCTGCGGTAACGACTTTGGAGGGCTTGCCAGTTTAG